CCTGCTTGTGCCGCCAGTCCCGGGACCGGGTCCGACGACATTTGCGAAGGAATTTGTGGTCCCATTTATTCCCAGCGAGGCCGTGCTCAGTATTGTGACGGATTCCTCAACAATTGTGCGTGTTTCCATGCCGTACAACGACGCCTGGTATGAAGCTGACAAAGCGCAGGGTGGGCGCTGGGATACTACGGTGACCGTGACACCCGGTCATGCGGTCTCCGTCTATCTGCATCCATATATGGTTGGCGATCATAAAAAGGTGAAGGACTCCGTTTCATACTACCGGATGGGGTTTGCCACCGTGAGAGCGGAAAAGGAAGTCGGAGCGTTCATCCGTCATGTCGGTGTGCGTTCATTCGACGGGGCTCTTGTCTGGCCTGTCACCTGGTGGGATTCGCTGTATCTCAATCATGGATTTATGCGGCATGGACAAGCAATTGTTCACGGAAATGACTCCGAAATGACGGTGCAGCTTGATGCGACGATTGTGTACGGGATATATTTCTATCGACAATGGTATGAATGGCCAACCTGGGGGGTTCCGCCAGGAAGTTCGAGTTTGATCGCATTGCCCCCAGGAGGATCACTGAATTACTATGCTAGTAGCGGTGGGGTGTTCGATCACTGGGACCGGTCCTATCTACCCGATGGAGATTTGACTGTTGGTGGTGCGGGAGATGTGATTGTCACCGACACGCCAGCGTGGATACCTGCAAGAATCTGGGCAAGCATTATTCCCGGGCATAATCCTTCAGGTACTCCTTCACTCGCGATGTCCTATCTGGATCACCCTTCCCGCAGACAGCTCGGGACGGAATACGTCTTTGTGCCCTTCCGGAAGAAAACCGCCCGCGTTCAGGATGACCTGCTGCGCATCATCGCCTACGAGGATGATACGGAGTTGACGTTGTTTGATGGCACGGCCTCAGTGCACCTGGACCGGTCCGAGTATCTTGATACCCTGATTTCCGTGCCAACCGTGCTGCGCTCGAACAAACCGGTGGCGGCGTATCAGCATCATCTCGATTGGTCATATCTCGGAAATGATACGATGTTTTTCGGAGGCGCTCTCACCCTGCTGCCACCGCATCTCTGGGGAAGGCGGTACTACGTGGTTACGAACGACGCGTATCAACCCAATGTCGCGCCGTTGCTGGATGAAAGCTGGCGCAGGTATCCGCCCGTATTCAAAAACCTCTATCTCATCATCGTGACCAGGAAGGAGCACAGACAGGGTATTGTTGTAGGCGATCTGCCGCTCGATCCTGCTTCCTTCACCGTATTCGGCGACTATGCCTTTACCTGCGTCGACATTCAACCGGGCTACACTGTTGTCTACGGTGCTGCTCCGCTGCTCACTGTGGCGTGTGGTGGTGGAGTCGGTCACCCAGCGACACCAGTGTATGGTCCCCGGTTTTTCAACATGTCTCATATTCCACCGTTCAACAGCAAGAGCGGACCACCGGTCATACCTCACGGGGAATCCGACAACTGGGAGCCCCGTGATGCGAAGGAGTGAATCCCCTCACGGAGTTTCTCACCGCAGAAATATGCACGTTGTGCATATTTTCCAGGTTCCGTTGACTGTCTGACGCATCGAATCGGTGTCGCTGAGCCGTTTGCAGGCTGATTTTATGCAGTTTCTGCATAAAATTTGCATCCCATCGTTCCCCGGATATATTTTGCGATATCTATCAATTGTGGATACATGATCGCATTTATCCGGAAATATGTGTGGATAATTGCCGTTCTGCTTTTGCTGCCCGCGTTCGCTTCTGGACAGACGCGGGAGTATCAGTCCATGCGGCTCGAACGGCTGGATATCACGGACGGACTGTCCCAGGGCATGGTATTCTGCATGTTCCAGGACAGCCGCGGCTTCATGTGGTTCGGGACGAAGGAGGGGCTCAATCGCTATGACGGACATGAGTTCGTAGTCTACAAGAAAGTGCCGGGCGACAGTACGAGTCTGCCCGACAATTACGTGTTCGGCATTACCGAGGACACGCACGGCCGACTCTGGCTGGCGACGGTGGGGGCGGGTGTTGTGCTCTTCGAACCGAAAACCGAACGCTTTACGGAAGTGCCCCTGCAAAATCCGCGCACCGGACGTGCCCTGCAGACGGTTGACGATGTCGACATTGACGGGAAGGGACGCGTGTGGGTTTCCGCACATATGGTGCGGCTGTTCTGCCTGGATGCGACGCGGAAGACGGTCGAGGAAATCCGCGCCAGCGTCAAGTATCTCGGTCCCTTTCGCCAGGAGGAGACGCAGGAAGTCAATCGGCTGCAGCGGGATGCTTCCGGCCGACTGCTGCTGCTGAGCGATGAAGGACTTTTCATGCTTGATGAAAAGCAGGACCGCTGGCAGTTGCTGGTGGACTGGGCTCGCTACTTCGGATACAGCGTCAAGGTCGGCCGTTTCAATAATGCGGTCGTATGTGATGACGGCAGTATCTGGGTGTGTTCGACCGAAGGACCCGCTTCCCACATCCTGCATTTCAGTCCCGATGGCAAAACGCTGCTGCGGCGCATGCAACTCGAGATCGACGGTCACCCCATTCTCGTGCGCGATATCGCCGAGGGCAGTGACGGAGCGATGTACTTCCTCGACTTCGGCTACTTCATCCGCTACGACAGGGAGTCTGACACCTATATCGCGGGCGCGGCCAACAGGAATGCGCATGGCGGCTATACCGGTTTCGGGAATCACCTGTTCACCGACAGGAGCGGAATTCTCTGGGTGAGCACCAGTGGGTATGGACTCAACACCTTCGATCCGCTCACCCTCGCTTTCGAGTCACACACCGGGGATATCAATTTCGCACTGTTCGGAAAAGAACTGAGGGCATTCGACCGCGAGATCCGCAAGCGCACCAGCGGGGCGATGCGCATCGTCAACGATGTGTTCCCGCTACGTACCGCCGACGGCAGTGTGTGGTGTGGGACGCTGGATCATGGACTCTGGTATTACGATGCGGCTACGGGACAGACCCGGCAGTACGGCATGCGCAGCGGGGATCCCTACAGCTTTCTGATGATACGTCATTTTCGTCCTTTCGTCGACAGCCGAAAGCAACTGTGGCTCGGCAACAAGCATGGCATCACTAAACTGAATGCGGACACGGGGGAATGGACGTATTTCTGGTTCGACGGTGAGGAGCCGGATCTCACGCAGGCCGATGACTATATCACGGCGTATTTCGAGGCGAAAGACGGCAGCCTGTGGTTGGGGTGCAAGCTGCGGGGATTGACACATTTCATTCCTGAAACTGGCAGCTTTCGTCATTTTCTCTACGACGCGCATGATGCCGCATCAATCAGTCATAATCATGTGCTCACGATCGAGCCCGATCCGTATCAGCCCGAGCGTTATCTCTGGATCGGGACCGACGGTGGTGGACTCTGCCGCTTTGACATGGAACGAGAGTCCTTCGAACGCTACGGCACCGAAAGCGGACTCCCGAACCCCGTCGTCTATGGCATCCTCAGCGATGCTGACGGCGCGCTGTGGATGTCCACCAACGCAGGCATCAGCCGCTTCGATCCGCGCAGCGGCACCTTCCAGAATTACGACGAGCGTGATGGACTACAGGGCGCGGAGTTCAATCGGCAGCAGTACTACCGCGTTGGAAACAGGCTTGCATTCGGAGGGGTGAACGGCTACAATATCTTCGATCCGCGCAGAATCCACAACAACACCACGGTTCCGCCAGTGGTGATCACCGGTTTCCGCCTGTTCAATGATCGCGTGCATGTGCGAGATAGAAAAGCGCTACTGGAAACAGCGATGCCTTACGCGCGGACGATCAATCTGTCCCACACTCAGAACATGATCACGCTCGAATTTGCGGCACTGGATTTTCATGCGCCCGACCACAACAGGTATCGCTATCGGCTCGAGGGGCTCACTGACGGATGGATCGACGCAGGCACCGAACGCGTCGCCACGTTCACCAACCTGGATCCAGGGGAATACACCTTCCATGTTATCGGATCAAACAATCATGGCGTGTGGAATTCAACAGGAGCATCCATACGCATCGTGATCGAGCCCCCATGGTACATGACCAGCTGGGCATTCCTTCTTTATGCCGTCCTGATTATTGGCGCTCTTGTGAGTATCGACCGTCTGCAGAAACGCCGTGTCATCGCGCGTGAACGCGCGGAGTCCCGTGTCCGTGAAGCGCGACTGCGCGCGGAGGCAGCGGAACTCGAAGCGCGTGCCGTCCGAGCGGAGAATGAGCGCAAGCAGAAGGAGATGCAGGTGGCCTCGGTCATACAGCAGCGCGTGCTCCCGCAGCAACTGCCGAAAGTGCCGGGATATGACATCGCCGCGATCAACCTGCCCGCCGAAGAGATCGGAGGGGACTACTATGATTGTATTGTTCTGCCAGATGGACGCGTTCTCCTCGTCATCGCCGATGTCACCGGAAAGGGCGTTCCTGCCTCCTTGCTCGTCAACAGTCTGCACGCCGCACTGCACATGCATCTCGATCATGCGCTGAATATGTCGTCATTGGTGCAGCGACTCAACACCTTCCTCTACGAGTCTACGCCTCCGAATGCCTTCGTCACCTTCCAGATTGCCGTCCTTCATCCCGGCAGCGGGGAAGTGGAAGTCGTCAATGCCGGACACAATCCCGCCCTGCATCACCTCAACGGCAGCGTCGTCGAAACCGGTCATGGACGCCATCTCCCGCTGGGCTGCGTAGCGGCAACGAAGGGATACAGCAGCGAGCGGTATATGCTGCAACCCGGCGAGGGCATGATGCTGTTCACCGACGGCATTACCGAAGCGATGAACGCCAAACAAATACCATGGGGACAGGAGCATCTCGTCACGCTGCTCGACGGACACCGGGATCACAGCGCTGCCATGCTGCTGGGACTCGTCGTCGCTGAACTGCAGCAGTATGCCGAAGGTGCCGAACAGAGCGACGATATCACCGCCGTCTACTTCCGCAGGCGCAAGATTATTCCCTGACAGAAAAATGACTTGACCGCTTGTTTTTACATTCTGGTCGGGTTAAATTAGGATATACAAAATCCTATTTACATTGTTTGATCGTTCTGCCGAAGCCTGATAGTCGAAGCAGTACGCCATTAATGATACATGATTAACATCCAAGGTATCCGGTGACGCACCGGAAACGGATAGGTGTTTGCGCACCAGGAGGGGTCCTGCTGATGATGTGGCTCCTGACGGCAACCGGACAGGCACAGAACCTGTCGAATATCGGCGAGAACGATCCTTTCCGTCTCGGCGGTTCGGTATCCGCGCGCGGTGTACTGTACGAAGCGCAGAATATCGATCGCCGCCGGCAGCCCTTTTCCTGGGTGCTGAACGGTACGCTGAATCTCAACATCTATGACATGGATTTGCCCTTCAGTTTCACGTTCAGCGAGCAGGAGCGTGAATTCGCGCAGCCTTTCAATCAGTTCGGGGCGAGTCCGACCTACAAGTGGGTCAAAGGGCACGTCGGCTATCGTTCGATGACCTTTTCGCCGTACACGCTGGCGGGACATCAGTTTCTCGGCGCCGGAGTGGAGATGAATCCCGGTCTGCTGCGGCTTGGACTCATGTACGGACGTTTTCAGCGCGCTGTGGAGGAAGACACATCCTCGAACCGTTTCGTGCAGCCGGCCTATTCGCGCAGCGGATACAGTGCGAAACTGGGTGTGGGCAACAGCTCGAATTATTTCGATGTCATCATGCTCAAGGCAAAGGATGATGAGGCTTCCCTCCGGCGTGCGCCAACGGGAAGCCTGGTCCTTCCCGGCGAAAACCTCGTACTCGGTATCGCGGGTACCACCGAACTGTTCGATGGATTCCGGCTCATGCTGGATGCTGCGGCCAGCGACTATACGCGTGATGTGCGTGCGTCAGCAATAGACGATCCGGACAATACGCATATCGAGGCGTTTGATGCGCTGAATAACAACCGGTCGTCAACGCAGTTTTACACCGCGGTGAAAGCCGGGGCGACATACAGTTATCAGCGCTTCAGTCTCGCGGCGAATTATACGCGCATCGACCCGGACTACCAGTCCATGGGCGCCTATCACATCACGAACGACCTGCAGAGCTTCGCGATCGCACCGCGTTTCGTGTTGCTGGAAGGACGTCTGCGCGTGAGTACCAACCTGACCTTCAGGCATGACAACCTGCAGAACAAAAAGCCCTACACGACCAGCCGTTTTATTCCCGTCGTCGCCATCAGTCTGCAGCCCGGCAGCAGCTTCGGTGTGGACCTGAATTACACCGATGTGTTCAGTACACAGTCGGACGGCTATCGTGCGGTCAACGACAGCCTGCGCCTTGATCAGCAAAACCCGATGATCATGCTGTCGCCGCGCTACAGTATCATCGGTGGTTCCGCATCACACACGTTTCTGCTTGGCGTGATGTATCAGACGCTGGTTGACAACAACGCGTTTACTTCCCGCTGGTCCGAATACAGCACGACGAATCTGAACCTGACCTACACGCTTGCGCTGACGAAAGCGCAGTTCTCCATGTCCGCCTCGGCAAACACCACACGCCTCGAAAACGCGGGCGGGACATACCGCAACAGCGGCGTCTCCGTCAACGCGAGTAAAGGATTGCTCGAACAGGCGCTGCGGCTGACTGCCGGAAGCGGTGTTTCCTTCCATGCGACAGGTGAGACCGTCACCGGAACACTGGGCGCGCGCTACGCACTGCAGAAGCGGCATTCGTTTACCGCCACGTTGAACATCGTCAACTCGTCCGCCGGCTACTATGCACAAGAGAGATTTTCCGAATACACACTGGTTCTTGGCTATGCGTATACATTCTAGACTTCTTCGCTCCTTGACGGGACTCCTGCTCCTGCCGCTGTTTGTGGCGATCGTGCTGCTGTTCCCCGCCGGTTCGCTGCATGCGCAGACGGACATCAACGTCACCACGCAGGTGCTGCCTCCTTACTCGCCGTATCTGTCGGACTATGTGACGATAGAAAACAAGGTGGTGATAACGCTGGTGAACACAACGCCCGCGCCGAAAAACGTGCGCCTGATCGGCCGCATCGAAGGCGGGAACAATATCACCATCACCATCCC
The genomic region above belongs to bacterium and contains:
- a CDS encoding IgGFc-binding protein, with translation MRHCVVVLPLMLILAVGSVPGEVFAQHGIMTMTRGRVTAVLDTYSGRFSARTSDGRSLLFAAEMGLTSHISVVIGDSIYTNYTKSQMKVPAPQVNLGRGIAEQGSDRLRYVWELKRGTGSVRIIQELEPVSDSSYQEVRVHLIVENATGATLQVGMTVMEDLDADGDDNVPLRDMMTVVDRERAFTEQNIPERLVMHSQAFLPDSAGCRILGPALTRPDIVTAGRWMYDSWLGTAVYGYRATDRPLLDVAVLLQWNSGLLRPGEKRHETTAVGLLVPPVPGPGPTTFAKEFVVPFIPSEAVLSIVTDSSTIVRVSMPYNDAWYEADKAQGGRWDTTVTVTPGHAVSVYLHPYMVGDHKKVKDSVSYYRMGFATVRAEKEVGAFIRHVGVRSFDGALVWPVTWWDSLYLNHGFMRHGQAIVHGNDSEMTVQLDATIVYGIYFYRQWYEWPTWGVPPGSSSLIALPPGGSLNYYASSGGVFDHWDRSYLPDGDLTVGGAGDVIVTDTPAWIPARIWASIIPGHNPSGTPSLAMSYLDHPSRRQLGTEYVFVPFRKKTARVQDDLLRIIAYEDDTELTLFDGTASVHLDRSEYLDTLISVPTVLRSNKPVAAYQHHLDWSYLGNDTMFFGGALTLLPPHLWGRRYYVVTNDAYQPNVAPLLDESWRRYPPVFKNLYLIIVTRKEHRQGIVVGDLPLDPASFTVFGDYAFTCVDIQPGYTVVYGAAPLLTVACGGGVGHPATPVYGPRFFNMSHIPPFNSKSGPPVIPHGESDNWEPRDAKE
- a CDS encoding SpoIIE family protein phosphatase — its product is MIAFIRKYVWIIAVLLLLPAFASGQTREYQSMRLERLDITDGLSQGMVFCMFQDSRGFMWFGTKEGLNRYDGHEFVVYKKVPGDSTSLPDNYVFGITEDTHGRLWLATVGAGVVLFEPKTERFTEVPLQNPRTGRALQTVDDVDIDGKGRVWVSAHMVRLFCLDATRKTVEEIRASVKYLGPFRQEETQEVNRLQRDASGRLLLLSDEGLFMLDEKQDRWQLLVDWARYFGYSVKVGRFNNAVVCDDGSIWVCSTEGPASHILHFSPDGKTLLRRMQLEIDGHPILVRDIAEGSDGAMYFLDFGYFIRYDRESDTYIAGAANRNAHGGYTGFGNHLFTDRSGILWVSTSGYGLNTFDPLTLAFESHTGDINFALFGKELRAFDREIRKRTSGAMRIVNDVFPLRTADGSVWCGTLDHGLWYYDAATGQTRQYGMRSGDPYSFLMIRHFRPFVDSRKQLWLGNKHGITKLNADTGEWTYFWFDGEEPDLTQADDYITAYFEAKDGSLWLGCKLRGLTHFIPETGSFRHFLYDAHDAASISHNHVLTIEPDPYQPERYLWIGTDGGGLCRFDMERESFERYGTESGLPNPVVYGILSDADGALWMSTNAGISRFDPRSGTFQNYDERDGLQGAEFNRQQYYRVGNRLAFGGVNGYNIFDPRRIHNNTTVPPVVITGFRLFNDRVHVRDRKALLETAMPYARTINLSHTQNMITLEFAALDFHAPDHNRYRYRLEGLTDGWIDAGTERVATFTNLDPGEYTFHVIGSNNHGVWNSTGASIRIVIEPPWYMTSWAFLLYAVLIIGALVSIDRLQKRRVIARERAESRVREARLRAEAAELEARAVRAENERKQKEMQVASVIQQRVLPQQLPKVPGYDIAAINLPAEEIGGDYYDCIVLPDGRVLLVIADVTGKGVPASLLVNSLHAALHMHLDHALNMSSLVQRLNTFLYESTPPNAFVTFQIAVLHPGSGEVEVVNAGHNPALHHLNGSVVETGHGRHLPLGCVAATKGYSSERYMLQPGEGMMLFTDGITEAMNAKQIPWGQEHLVTLLDGHRDHSAAMLLGLVVAELQQYAEGAEQSDDITAVYFRRRKIIP